A genomic region of Hydrogenovibrio crunogenus contains the following coding sequences:
- the prmC gene encoding peptide chain release factor N(5)-glutamine methyltransferase: MRIDEALTTAKQQLKAASSDSVALDAELLLSFVLQKNRTYLYTWPEKPLSQAEHTQYFDLISCREQGHPVAHLIGNREFWGMNFRVTPDTLIPRPDTEILVETALAIMASNNNQAWSFLDLGTGSGAIACAIKASHPACEATAVDFQANALAVAQQNAKQHHLMIHFKQGSWFDPVKGQSFDLIVSNPPYIEEQDPHLNEGDVRFEPLTALTSGKDGLDDIRFIIEHAPTYLNPKGWLLIEHGYNQHEAVQQLLKVQGFKAIETRLDYGQNPRVTLGQR; the protein is encoded by the coding sequence ATGCGAATTGATGAGGCTTTAACTACGGCGAAGCAACAACTTAAAGCCGCCTCTTCCGACAGTGTTGCGCTGGACGCGGAACTACTGTTGAGCTTTGTCCTTCAAAAAAACCGTACCTATCTTTACACCTGGCCTGAAAAACCACTTTCCCAAGCCGAACACACTCAGTACTTTGATCTCATCTCTTGTCGAGAACAAGGCCACCCTGTTGCGCATTTAATCGGAAATCGTGAGTTTTGGGGAATGAATTTTCGCGTCACACCGGATACACTCATTCCACGGCCTGACACGGAAATCTTAGTCGAAACTGCCTTGGCAATCATGGCCTCTAACAATAACCAGGCCTGGTCATTTTTAGACTTGGGAACGGGTTCCGGCGCGATTGCCTGCGCCATCAAAGCAAGCCACCCAGCCTGCGAAGCCACCGCTGTTGACTTCCAAGCCAACGCCTTGGCGGTCGCACAACAAAATGCCAAACAACACCATTTGATGATTCACTTCAAACAAGGAAGCTGGTTTGATCCTGTTAAAGGACAGTCGTTCGATTTAATCGTTTCCAACCCGCCTTACATTGAAGAACAAGACCCACATTTAAACGAGGGAGACGTTCGTTTTGAACCTCTCACCGCTTTGACGTCCGGAAAAGATGGACTGGACGATATCCGTTTCATTATCGAACACGCACCCACTTACTTAAACCCGAAAGGTTGGCTTCTCATTGAACATGGCTACAACCAGCATGAAGCTGTCCAACAGTTATTGAAAGTTCAAGGTTTTAAAGCAATCGAGACTCGATTGGATTATGGCCAAAATCCCAGAGTGACTCTAGGGCAACGTTAG
- the prfA gene encoding peptide chain release factor 1 produces the protein MKESIRSKLENLVERLDEVNHLISDPEIISNQNKFRSLTKEHAQLTPVVEAFNQFLQNQGDLQEAKDMIKSGDPDLKEMGQEELPELEKQQASLEADLQKMLLPKDPNDDANIFLEIRAGTGGDEAAIFAGDLFRMYSRYAETMRWQVEVINSQEGEHGGYKEIIARIIGDGAYSRLKFESGAHRVQRVPATETQGRVHTSAATVVIMPEAQDVEQIDLNPADLKVDTFRASGAGGQHVNKTDSAIRITHIPTGTVVECQDERSQHKNRARAMSLLASRIMDERQRIHDQEIAQERKSLVGSGDRSERIRTYNYPQGRVTDHRINLTLYKLDEIMQGGLQQVVDPLINEYQAEQLAALSEDSA, from the coding sequence ATGAAAGAATCCATTCGCAGCAAACTTGAAAACCTGGTCGAAAGACTTGACGAAGTAAACCACCTGATTTCCGACCCGGAAATCATCAGCAATCAGAATAAGTTTCGCAGCCTGACGAAAGAGCATGCTCAATTAACGCCGGTTGTTGAAGCCTTTAACCAGTTCCTTCAAAACCAAGGTGACTTGCAGGAAGCTAAGGACATGATTAAATCCGGGGATCCGGATTTAAAAGAAATGGGCCAAGAAGAGCTGCCGGAATTGGAAAAGCAACAAGCCAGCTTGGAAGCGGATTTACAAAAAATGTTACTCCCAAAAGATCCGAATGATGATGCCAACATCTTCTTGGAGATTCGTGCCGGAACCGGTGGCGACGAAGCGGCTATCTTTGCCGGGGATCTTTTTAGAATGTATAGCCGTTATGCCGAAACGATGCGCTGGCAAGTTGAAGTCATCAACTCCCAAGAGGGAGAGCATGGTGGCTACAAAGAAATCATCGCCCGTATCATCGGAGACGGCGCTTATTCTCGTTTAAAGTTTGAGTCCGGTGCCCACCGGGTGCAACGTGTTCCAGCCACAGAAACCCAAGGACGCGTTCACACCTCGGCCGCAACCGTGGTCATCATGCCGGAAGCTCAGGATGTAGAACAAATCGACTTAAACCCTGCCGATTTAAAAGTCGATACCTTCCGTGCGTCCGGTGCGGGTGGGCAGCATGTTAACAAAACCGATTCGGCCATTCGAATCACCCATATTCCAACGGGAACCGTCGTGGAATGTCAGGATGAGCGCTCTCAGCATAAAAACCGTGCCCGCGCCATGTCTTTGCTGGCGTCGCGTATTATGGACGAGCGTCAACGCATCCATGATCAGGAAATTGCACAAGAGCGTAAAAGCCTAGTCGGCAGTGGAGACCGTTCTGAACGCATTCGAACCTACAATTATCCGCAAGGCCGTGTCACCGATCACCGCATCAATCTGACACTGTATAAGCTGGATGAAATCATGCAAGGCGGCCTGCAACAAGTGGTTGACCCATTGATTAACGAATATCAAGCTGAGCAGCTGGCCGCCCTTAGCGAAGACAGTGCTTAA
- the hemA gene encoding glutamyl-tRNA reductase has product MKLLVLGVNHETAPVDIREKVSFSPTQVQDALSELKSQGLANESVILSTCNRTEIYTTLKSQSPEKIRAWLHSYFELEDDSINNFLYEYADIEAIKHMMRVSSGLNSLVLGEPQILGQIKDAFHLAHKSDSVHQTLNALFQYIFKTAKQVRTDTAIGSSPVSVAFSAVALSKQFFGKLEDQTALLLGAGETVELVARHLKESHIGKLIIANRTLSKAHQLTESLGGYAISLHEIDDHLHEADIVIASTASPTPILKTDMVANALKKRRNKPMFMIDIAVPRDIEPAIGNFSDTYLYTVDDLQEIIEENKRSRKDAALEAEEIVELQAESFMAQYQATQQVSPIIQRYRQQAYDLKEHALQDALHHLENGGDPQELLTKLANQLTNKILHTPTTNLHHAGLNGQKEVVEAAEKILLTQQSDASDSSDNENTHATS; this is encoded by the coding sequence ATGAAACTATTAGTTCTGGGTGTTAACCATGAAACAGCACCTGTTGATATCCGTGAAAAAGTTTCTTTTTCACCAACACAAGTGCAAGATGCACTGTCTGAGCTTAAATCGCAAGGACTTGCCAATGAAAGCGTTATTCTTTCAACGTGCAATCGTACTGAAATTTACACCACATTAAAATCTCAGTCTCCTGAAAAAATCCGCGCTTGGTTACATAGTTATTTCGAGCTGGAAGACGACAGCATTAATAACTTCTTGTATGAATACGCAGATATCGAAGCTATCAAGCACATGATGCGAGTCTCCAGCGGTCTAAATTCGTTGGTGTTAGGAGAGCCGCAAATTCTCGGTCAAATTAAAGACGCTTTCCATTTAGCGCATAAATCTGACAGTGTGCACCAAACCCTAAACGCTTTGTTTCAGTACATTTTCAAAACAGCCAAACAAGTGCGAACGGATACGGCCATCGGTTCAAGTCCAGTTTCGGTGGCTTTTTCTGCCGTTGCCCTTTCAAAACAGTTTTTTGGCAAACTGGAAGATCAAACCGCTTTATTGCTTGGTGCAGGTGAAACGGTTGAACTGGTAGCTCGCCACCTAAAAGAAAGCCATATCGGTAAGTTAATTATCGCGAACCGCACTTTGTCCAAAGCACACCAACTCACAGAAAGTCTGGGCGGTTATGCCATCAGCTTGCATGAAATTGATGACCATCTGCATGAAGCGGACATTGTCATTGCATCCACCGCGAGCCCGACACCGATTCTTAAAACGGACATGGTGGCAAATGCCCTGAAAAAACGCCGCAATAAACCCATGTTTATGATTGATATCGCTGTTCCGCGAGATATTGAACCAGCCATTGGTAATTTCAGTGATACCTATTTATACACCGTTGATGATTTACAGGAAATCATTGAAGAAAATAAACGGTCACGTAAAGATGCCGCCCTTGAAGCTGAAGAAATTGTAGAACTGCAAGCCGAAAGTTTTATGGCGCAATATCAAGCCACGCAACAAGTTAGCCCTATTATCCAGCGCTACCGCCAACAGGCTTATGATTTAAAAGAACATGCCTTACAAGATGCATTGCACCATTTAGAGAATGGTGGAGACCCGCAAGAACTTCTGACCAAACTTGCCAACCAATTGACCAATAAAATCCTACATACGCCAACCACTAACTTGCACCATGCCGGATTAAACGGCCAAAAAGAAGTGGTTGAAGCGGCGGAGAAAATTTTATTGACCCAACAGTCAGACGCCAGTGATTCTTCAGACAACGAAAACACACACGCAACGTCTTAA
- a CDS encoding tetratricopeptide repeat protein yields MIQKKRQWPAVLVICMGAFLSLTACSQLSEKPAEPALSPASKAVQDSEESTAETQADLPTAKMSPQTMYQILLAEMLVQKGKNSAAFGVLYPVAMETRDPKLAERVFQLSMSTYDLTAIKESAKLWRDVSPDEAVAWKASYLMSVRKGNIEEGIDFWKRYQALSKNTLEQDLIAASIRVPQTAPAEYGLPFLSAVHQLYPEDPAGIYGLGSAAETYGDYKTAIQYLEQAASLYQSQVEKEDEAYVAAKVYREINRLLANAYLKSNQVALGLKRLKDYVDEYDDDWLMQERYARLEVKAGFYQQAEKRYLRIIKNEPKAYTSKLSVALLRLERDDFARAEQLLKDLKEVPQYRSTALYYLGVSAQEQNHLKQAKAYYELIQSQDYLVDAKLHIAEIDFSTIGLKQTIQNLDAVKASSPDDQIKLYRGKAVFYNLAGQKEKAIEEYNQALAVDKNQVELYLMQAMLFYDLEQYDRYEANLQQALSINPNDVDVLNALGYFYAEQKRKLDQATELLDKALSLAPDRYYILDSRGWLAYQKGQYEQAESYLKRALDIQLDDEVLIHLIHTQWRLNKKSAATRLWKKYHSKFPDNQRLQRILLDLSS; encoded by the coding sequence TTGATTCAGAAAAAAAGACAATGGCCGGCTGTTTTAGTCATCTGTATGGGGGCGTTTTTAAGTTTAACTGCCTGTAGTCAGTTGAGTGAAAAGCCGGCAGAACCGGCGTTGTCGCCAGCTTCCAAAGCCGTCCAAGATTCAGAAGAGAGCACTGCTGAAACGCAAGCGGATTTGCCTACGGCAAAAATGTCACCGCAAACCATGTATCAGATATTATTAGCGGAAATGTTGGTGCAGAAAGGAAAAAACAGTGCCGCATTTGGTGTGTTGTATCCCGTTGCAATGGAAACACGTGACCCTAAGCTGGCTGAGCGTGTGTTCCAGCTATCCATGTCGACCTATGATTTAACGGCCATCAAAGAATCTGCTAAGTTATGGCGAGATGTTTCCCCGGATGAAGCGGTCGCATGGAAAGCTTCCTATTTAATGTCTGTCAGAAAGGGCAATATTGAAGAAGGGATTGATTTTTGGAAACGTTATCAGGCGCTTTCAAAAAACACCTTGGAGCAAGATTTGATTGCCGCTTCCATCCGTGTCCCTCAAACGGCACCAGCCGAGTATGGATTGCCCTTTTTAAGTGCTGTGCATCAGCTTTACCCTGAAGACCCCGCCGGTATTTATGGCTTGGGGTCCGCAGCCGAGACCTATGGTGACTATAAAACCGCCATTCAATATTTAGAGCAGGCAGCATCCTTGTATCAATCTCAAGTGGAAAAAGAGGATGAAGCCTATGTGGCGGCTAAAGTGTATCGTGAGATCAATCGATTGCTTGCCAATGCATACTTGAAATCGAATCAGGTGGCTCTGGGGCTAAAACGTTTGAAAGACTATGTAGATGAATATGACGATGACTGGTTGATGCAAGAACGGTATGCCCGTTTAGAGGTCAAGGCTGGTTTTTACCAGCAAGCAGAAAAGCGTTATCTGCGCATTATTAAAAATGAACCCAAGGCTTATACTTCAAAACTTTCAGTCGCATTGTTGCGCTTAGAGCGTGATGACTTTGCCCGTGCTGAGCAGCTCTTAAAAGACCTTAAAGAGGTGCCGCAATATCGTTCTACCGCACTTTATTATTTGGGGGTTTCGGCTCAAGAGCAAAATCATTTGAAACAGGCCAAAGCTTATTATGAGTTGATTCAGTCGCAGGACTATTTGGTGGATGCCAAATTACACATCGCCGAAATCGATTTTTCCACAATTGGGTTGAAGCAAACCATTCAAAACTTGGATGCAGTGAAGGCTTCTTCTCCGGATGATCAGATAAAACTGTACCGCGGAAAAGCGGTTTTTTATAACTTGGCTGGACAAAAAGAAAAGGCAATTGAAGAATACAATCAAGCACTGGCGGTTGATAAAAACCAGGTTGAGCTTTATTTGATGCAGGCGATGCTGTTTTACGATCTGGAACAATATGATCGTTATGAAGCCAATTTACAGCAAGCTTTGTCTATTAACCCGAACGATGTGGATGTTTTGAATGCATTGGGGTATTTTTATGCTGAGCAAAAACGAAAGTTAGACCAGGCCACCGAATTATTGGATAAGGCTTTATCTCTTGCTCCAGATCGTTATTATATTTTGGACAGTCGAGGCTGGTTGGCGTATCAAAAAGGGCAATATGAGCAAGCAGAGTCGTATTTAAAACGTGCTTTGGATATCCAGCTCGATGATGAAGTGTTGATTCATTTGATTCATACGCAGTGGCGTTTGAATAAAAAGTCCGCCGCTACTCGGTTGTGGAAGAAATATCACTCAAAGTTTCCAGATAACCAACGTCTGCAAAGAATTTTGTTAGACTTATCATCTTGA
- a CDS encoding ribose-phosphate pyrophosphokinase, whose amino-acid sequence MAYKNVRLFAGNANVSLAESISSSIEIPLGKADVGRFSDGEIMVQINESVRGKDVYVLQPTCTPEPAVNLMELLVMIDALKRASAKRITAVVPYYGFARQDRRPHSARVPITARLAADMITVAGADRVITVDLHADQIQGFFDIPVDNIYGSPTLVADMRASGHIAEDNMMVVSPDMGGVVRARAVAKALGCEMAIIDKRRPKANVAQIMNIIGDVSGRDCILVDDMVDTAGTLCKAAEALKEHGANSVTAYVVHAVLSGPAVDNINKSCLTELVVTDTIPLSEAGLASDKIRRVSVASVLGETIRRVHQEESVSELMPIR is encoded by the coding sequence ATGGCTTACAAAAATGTCCGATTATTTGCCGGAAACGCAAATGTCAGCCTGGCTGAAAGTATCTCCTCTTCAATTGAAATCCCTCTTGGTAAAGCTGATGTTGGTCGCTTTAGTGATGGCGAGATTATGGTTCAGATTAATGAATCCGTCCGAGGAAAAGATGTTTATGTTTTGCAACCGACATGTACCCCAGAACCTGCCGTTAATTTAATGGAATTATTGGTGATGATTGACGCGTTAAAGCGCGCATCAGCCAAGCGTATTACGGCAGTTGTCCCTTATTATGGATTTGCCCGTCAAGATCGTCGTCCGCATTCCGCTCGAGTGCCGATTACTGCACGTTTAGCGGCGGATATGATTACGGTAGCCGGTGCTGACCGTGTGATTACGGTCGATTTACATGCCGACCAAATCCAAGGGTTCTTTGATATTCCGGTTGACAATATTTATGGTTCCCCAACCCTGGTGGCAGATATGCGTGCCTCAGGGCATATCGCCGAAGACAATATGATGGTGGTGTCACCCGATATGGGCGGTGTGGTTCGTGCGCGTGCCGTGGCGAAAGCGCTTGGCTGTGAAATGGCGATTATCGATAAGCGTCGTCCGAAGGCGAATGTTGCTCAAATTATGAACATCATCGGTGATGTGTCCGGGCGTGACTGTATTTTGGTTGATGATATGGTTGATACGGCCGGAACGCTTTGCAAAGCCGCAGAAGCATTGAAAGAGCACGGTGCCAACAGTGTGACTGCTTATGTTGTGCATGCGGTTTTATCAGGCCCTGCAGTTGATAACATTAACAAGTCCTGCCTAACCGAATTGGTGGTGACGGATACGATACCATTATCGGAAGCCGGTTTGGCTTCTGACAAGATTCGTCGTGTTTCTGTTGCATCTGTATTGGGTGAAACGATTCGACGCGTTCACCAAGAAGAGTCGGTTTCCGAGTTGATGCCAATTCGTTAA
- a CDS encoding 50S ribosomal protein L25/general stress protein Ctc encodes MSQVWTAELRTEEGKGASRRLRHAGKVPAIIYGGDVDAKSIALKSNQIERALKLDVDLYNTVLTLEGAGDAENCIIKDLQRHPATGFITHIDFQRASDKAVITKRVPLKFKGKESSPGVKMGGLMSFMQTTVEVSCLAKDLPTAIDVDVSELEAGTNLRLSQLTLPEGVKLTALTHGNTDYDQAVVGISKVKR; translated from the coding sequence ATGAGTCAAGTATGGACTGCAGAACTTCGTACTGAAGAAGGGAAAGGTGCGAGCCGCCGCCTTCGTCATGCGGGGAAAGTACCTGCGATCATCTATGGTGGTGACGTAGACGCAAAATCAATCGCACTAAAAAGTAACCAAATCGAGCGTGCACTTAAATTAGACGTTGATTTGTATAACACTGTTTTGACACTGGAAGGTGCTGGCGATGCTGAAAACTGCATCATCAAAGACCTTCAGCGTCATCCTGCAACAGGTTTTATCACGCACATCGATTTCCAACGTGCATCTGATAAAGCTGTGATCACTAAGCGTGTACCGCTTAAGTTCAAAGGCAAGGAATCTTCACCAGGCGTTAAAATGGGTGGCTTGATGTCATTCATGCAAACAACGGTTGAAGTCAGCTGTTTAGCGAAAGATTTACCGACAGCAATCGATGTAGACGTTTCTGAACTAGAAGCGGGTACAAACCTACGTTTGTCTCAGTTAACGTTGCCTGAAGGTGTTAAGCTAACTGCTCTAACACACGGTAACACTGACTACGACCAAGCGGTTGTTGGTATCAGCAAAGTTAAACGTTAA